Proteins co-encoded in one Maylandia zebra isolate NMK-2024a linkage group LG16, Mzebra_GT3a, whole genome shotgun sequence genomic window:
- the hspd1 gene encoding 60 kDa heat shock protein, mitochondrial, whose protein sequence is MFRLATVMRQVRPVSRALAPHLTRAYAKDVKFGADARALMLQGVDLLADAVAVTMGPKGRTVIIEQSWGSPKVTKDGVTVAKSIDLKDKYKNIGAKLVQDVANNTNEEAGDGTTTATVLARAIAKEGFDNISKGANPVEIRRGVMMAVETIINELKNLSKPVTTPEEIAQVATISANGDVEIGNIISNAMKKVGRKGVITVKDGKTLHDELEIIEGMKFDRGYISPYFINTAKGQKCEFQDAYLLLSEKKISSVQSIVPALEIANQHRKPLVIVAEDVDGEALSTLVLNRLKVGLQVVAVKAPGFGDNRKNQLKDMAIATGGTVFGDEALGLALEDIQAHDFGKVGEVQITKDDTLLLRGGGSSAEIEKRAAEIAEQLESTTSDYEKEKLNERLAKLSDGVAVLKVGGTSDVEVNEKKDRVTDALNATRAAVEEGIVPGGGCALLRCIPALDALKTANSDQKIGVDIIRRALRIPAMTIAKNAGVEGSLVVEKILLGSPGTGYDAMQGEYVNMVEKGIIDPTKVVRTALMDAAGVASLLSTAEAVVTELPKEEKEMPGGMGGMGGMGGGMGF, encoded by the exons ATGTTTCGTTTAGCCACAGTCATGAGGCAGGTGAGGCCTGTGAGCCGCGCGCTGGCTCCCCACCTCACACGAGCCTACGCCAAGGATGTGAAGTTTGGGGCTGACGCTCGTGCCCTCATGCTGCAGGGAGTGgacctgctggctgatgccgtGGCTGTCACCATGGGCCCAAAG GGTCGCACTGTCATCATCGAGCAGAGCTGGGGCAGTCCAAAGGTCACCAAGGATGGCGTGACGGTGGCAAAGAGCATTGATCTGAAGGACAAGTACAAGAACATTGGTGCCAAGCTGGTGCAGGATGTGGCCAACAACACCAACGAGGAGGCCGGCGACGGCACGACCACCGCCACTGTACTGGCTCGCGCCATCGCCAAGGAAGGTTTCGACAACATCAGCAAAGGTGCGAACCCCGTGGAGATTCGCCGAGGTGTCATGATGGCTGTAGAAACCATCATCAACGAGCTGAAGAACCTTTCAAAGCCCGTCACAACCCCCGAGGAGATCGCACAG GTTGCTACAATCTCAGCCAATGGAGATGTGGAGATTGGCAACATCATTTCTAATGCCATGAAGAAAGTTGGCCGCAAGGGAGTCATCACCGTGAAG GATGGGAAGACTCTGCATGATGAGCTGGAGATCATTGAGGGTATGAAGTTTGACCGTGGGTACATCTCCCCTTACTTCATCAACACTGCCAAAG GCCAGAAGTGTGAGTTCCAGGATGCCTACCTGCTGCTGAGTGAGAAGAAGATCTCCAGTGTCCAGAGCATTGTGCCAGCTCTGGAAATTGCCAACCAGCACCGTAAACCTCTGGTTATCGTGGCAGAGGACGTGGATGGAGAAGCTCTGAGCACCTTGGTTCTCAACAG gcTGAAGGTTGGGCTTCAGGTGGTAGCAGTTAAAGCCCCAGGCTTTGGCGACAACAGGAAGAACCAGTTGAAGGATATGGCCATCGCCACCGGGGGGACT GTGTTTGGGGATGAGGCTCTGGGCCTGGCTCTTGAGGACATCCAGGCTCATGACTTCGGCAAGGTCGGCGAGGTGCAGATCACTAAAGACGACACCCTGCTGCTGAGGGGAGGAGGCAGCTCGGCTGAGATTGAGAAACGGGCGGCAGAGATCGCCGAGCAGCTGGAAAGCACCACCAGTGACTACGAGAAGGAGAAGCTCAACGAGAGGCTGGCAAAGCTTTCGGATGGAGTCGCCGTGCTCAAG GTGGGAGGAACAAGTGATGTGGAGGTGAATGAGAAGAAGGACCGCGTGACAGATGCTCTGAATGCCACCAGGGCAGCTGTTGAGGAGGGCATTGTTCCTGGAGGAGGTTGTGCCCTGCTGCGCTGCATCCCCGCCCTCGACGCCCTCAAAACTGCCAACTCTGACCAGAAGATCG GTGTGGACATCATCAGACGGGCGCTTCGTATTCCTGCCATGACCATTGCCAAAAACGCAGGCGTGGAGGGTTCACTCGTTGTGGAAAAGATCCTGCTGGGATCCCCTGGGACGGGCTACGATGCCATGCAGGGAGAGTACGTCAATATGGTGGAGAAGGGCATCATTGACCCCACAAAG GTGGTGAGGACAGCACTGATGGATGCTGCAGGAGTAGCATCTCTGCTCTCCACTGCTGAGGCTGTCGTCACAGAGCTCCCCAAGGAGGAGAAGGAAATGCCAGGGGGCATGGGAGGCATGGGCGGTATGGGGGGTGGAATGGGTTTCTGA
- the hspe1 gene encoding 10 kDa heat shock protein, mitochondrial yields the protein MRILDISSRGAILQRTIFTLTKDSGCRFTPALRPHTRPEMAFRKFLPLFDRVLVERFTAETVTKGGIMLPEKSQGKVLQATVVAVGPGSVTQKGEIHPVSVKVGEKVLLPEYGGTKVILDDKDYFLFRDADILGKYVE from the exons ATGCGCATTCTGGATATTTCTTCACGTGGAGCTATCCTTCAGCGTACCATATTCACGCTCACCAAGGATTCGGGGTGCAGATTCACGCCGGCTCTCAGACCTCACACACGTCCAGAAATG GCTTTCAGAAAATTCCTTCCTCTGTTTGACCGGGTGCTTGTGGAGCGCTTCACAGCAGAGACGGTAACAAAGGGGGGCATCATGCTGCCAGAGAAGTCTCAAGGCAAAGTGCTGCAGGCTACAGTGGTGGCAGTCGGACCTGGCTCTGTCACCCAG AAGGGAGAAATCCATCCAGTGAGCGTTAAGGTTGGGGAGAAGGTTCTTCTACCAGAGTACGGTGGGACTAAAGTCATTTTGGATGACAAG GACTATTTCCTGTTCCGTGATGCAGATATCCTCGGTAAATATGTTGAATGA
- the mob4 gene encoding MOB-like protein phocein: MVMAEGTAVLRRNRPGTKAKDFYNWPDESFEEMDSTLAVQQYIQQNIRSDCSNIDKILEPPEGQDEGVWKYEHLRQFCLELNGLAVKLQSECHPDTCTQMTATEQWIFLCAAHKTPKECPAIDYTRHTLDGAACLLNSNKYFPSRVSIKESSVAKLGSVCRRIYRIFSHAYFHHRQIFDKYENETFLCHRFTRFVMKYNLMSKDNLIVPILEEEVQNTSSAGESEA, translated from the exons ATGGTCATGGCGGAGGGTACTGCAGTTCTCAGGAGGAATCGGCCTGGAACCAAGGCGAAG GATTTCTACAACTGGCCAGATGAATCATTTGAGGAGATGGACAGCACCCTGGCTGTCCAACAG tATATTCAGCAGAACATCCGATCAGACTGCTCCAATATTGACAAAATCCTGGAACCTCCTGAGGGTCAGGATGAGGGCGTGTGGAAGTATGAGCACCTCAG GCAGTTCTGCCTGGAGCTCAACGGGCTAGCTGTGAAACTGCAG AGTGAGTGCCATCCAGACACCTGCACCCAGATGACAGCCACGGAGCAGTGGATCTTTTTATGTGCTGCCCACAAGACACCCAAAGAA TGCCCTGCCATCGATTACACCAGGCACACGCTGGACGGAGCTGCCTGCCTTCTTAATAGCAACAAATACTTCCCCAGCAG GGTGAGCATCAAGGAGTCATCAGTGGCCAAGCTGGGCTCTGTTTGTCGTCGCATCTATAGGATATTCTCTCATGCTTACTTCCATCATCGCCAGATATTTGACAAGTATGAG AATGAAACGTTCCTGTGTCACCGGTTCACACGCTTCGTGATGAAGTACAACCTGATGTCCAAGGACAACCTGATCGTTCCCATCCTGGAGGAGGAAGTGCAGAACACCTCTTCAGCTGGGGAGAGCGAAGCCTAA